From the Vicia villosa cultivar HV-30 ecotype Madison, WI unplaced genomic scaffold, Vvil1.0 ctg.000212F_1_1, whole genome shotgun sequence genome, one window contains:
- the LOC131625420 gene encoding IAA-amino acid hydrolase ILR1-like 4, with protein MYSSFKFNYFHFCIIIFTSHVFAATPILSSTDNSSFNNFLDSAKSPEVFNWMVSIRRKIHENPELGYQEFETSEVIRSELDKLGIPYKHPVAITGVVGFIGTGFSPFVALRADMDALPMQEMVEWEHKSRVPGKMHSCGHDAHVSMLLGAAKILKQHEKEIQGTVVLVFQPAEEGGGGAKKILDEGALENVTAIFGLHIDPELPIGEVASRSGPIMAGSGFFEAKISGKGGHAAIPQQSIDPILAASNVIISLQHIVSREADPLDSQVVTIAKFQGGSAFNVIPDYVTIGGTFRAFSKQSFNQLRQRIEQVIIGQAAVHRCNATVDFLEDWEPFNPPTVNNEDLHEHFVNVAVNMLGVDKVDSAMTPFMGAEDFSFYQEVMPGYFFMLGVQNNSHKQCESLLHSPYLEINENGLSYGAALHASLAVSYLLKLQENVPGVDRKTHDEL; from the exons ATGTATTCTTCCTTCAAATTCAATTATTTCCATTTCTGCATCATCATATTCACATCACACGTCTTCGCTGCAACACCCATTTTGTCATCAACAGATAATTCCTCGTTCAACAACTTTCTAGACAGTGCCAAGAGTCCAGAGGTTTTCAATTGGATGGTCAGTATCCGAAGGAAGATTCATGAGAATCCAGAATTAGGTTATCAAGAATTTGAAACAAGTGAAGTGATAAGATCAGAATTGGATAAATTGGGTATCCCTTATAAACATCCAGTTGCAATCACTGGTGTTGTTGGTTTCATAGGAACTGGATTCTCTCCTTTTGTTGCTTTAAGAGCTGATATGGATGCTCTTCCCATGCAG GAAATGGTGGAATGGGAGCACAAGAGTAGAGTACCTGGAAAGATGCACTCGTGTGGTCATGATGCTCATGTTAGCATGCTACTTGGTGCAGCAAAGATTCTCAAACAGCATGAAAAAGAGATACAA GGAACTGTTGTTCTTGTTTTTCAACCAGCAGAGGAAGGAGGTGGAGGGGCTAAGAAAATTTTAGACGAAGGAGCATTAGAAAACGTTACGGCTATCTTTGGATTGCATATTGATCCTGAATTACCAATAGGTGAAGTGGCCTCTAGGTCTGGTCCAATAATGGCAGGAAGTGGCTTCTTTGAAGCAAAAATAAGTGGAAAAGGAGGTCATGCAGCTATCCCTCAACAGTCTATAGACCCCATATTGGCAGCTTCTAATGTGATTATTAGCTTACAACACATTGTTTCTCGCGAGGCTGATCCTCTAGACTCCCAA GTAGTGACGATTGCGAAGTTCCAAGGAGGCAGTGCATTCAATGTTATTCCAGATTATGTCACAATTGGTGGTACGTTCCGAGCCTTTTCTAAACAAAGCTTCAATCAACTGAGACAGCGGATTGAGCAG GTTATCATTGGACAAGCTGCCGTGCATAGGTGCAATGCAACTGTGGACTTCCTTGAAGATTGGGAACCTTTCAATCCTCCAACTGTAAACAACGAGGACCTGCACGAGCATTTTGTGAATGTTGCGGTGAATATGCTTGGCGTCGATAAGGTTGATAGTGCGATGACCCCATTCATGGGAGCTGAAGATTTTTCATTCTATCAAGAGGTCATGCCTGGTTACTTCTTCATGCTTGGAGTGCAGAATAACTCACATAAACAGTGTGAGTCGTTATTACACTCGCCTTATCTCGAAATCAATGAAAATGGACTCTCTTATGGAGCTGCACTTCATGCATCATTAGCTGTTAGTTATCTTCTAAAACTTCAGGAAAATGTACCTGGTGTTGACAGAAAAACTCATGATGAATTATAA